One genomic region from Gossypium hirsutum isolate 1008001.06 chromosome D13, Gossypium_hirsutum_v2.1, whole genome shotgun sequence encodes:
- the LOC107920251 gene encoding squamosa promoter-binding-like protein 6 isoform X1 — protein sequence MESWSYGSEGKGLLFTDEMDVDAFSRSRKAMLSWDLKPSTDLEGVESMEFMDFGIAADMNKKPFYGNTSMGIFGAEFGNDSTKSLVSPTCMISSTSDFGEEESGSKHCSSLMDSNSQESSLIDLKLGRLTDYKDAHHGKFLKETSVVSPVRPAIVPKKARTTSLHSQIPCCQVYGCNKDLSSSKDYHKRHKVCEAHSKTAKVIVNGIEQRFCQQCSRFHLLAEFDEGKRSCRKRLAGHNERRRKLHFNTFSGKSHKLPHSFQGTKFLGTSIPKQMPFVIPNIFQVDFLHPERQAYSNQYQQVKSEEKPMYSSQSAMPITNGQSSFFHMHDSGKQHLSGTLSSATEAFDAPSAAPTVKELSGVSRSDCALSLLSAQSLDLSSHVTGIQMTRPLINQAGLAHRSTEKSAVMSYSEKGSSFYSCGMNPTGVSQEGSVVVPDAGHTANFEGKVQDLDLLSARYCLSPETGTTVDLLQLSTHLQRVEQQRNSMQVKQENEDLFYFLST from the exons atggagtcttggagcTATGGGTCTGAAGGGAAAGGCCTTCTTTTTACCGATGAAATGGATGTGGATGCTTTTTCTAGAAGTAGGAAAGCAATGCTAAGTTGGGACCTCAAGCCTTCCACTGATCTTGAAGGTGTTGAGAGCATGGAATTCATGGATTTTGGTATTGCTGCTGATATGAACAAAAAACCCTTTTATGGTAACACTAGTATGGGGATTTTTGGAGCTGAGTTTGGTAATGATTCTACTAAAAGTCTAGTTTCCCCTACTTGTATGATTTCCTCTACTTCAGATTTTGGTGAAGAAGAATCTGGTTCCAAGCATTGCAGCTCTTTGATGGACTCTAACAGTCAGGAATCTTCACTGATTGATTTGAAGCTTGGGAGATTGACTGACTATAAAGATGCACACCATGGCAAGTTCTTGAAGGAAACCTCTGTTGTTTCCCCTGTTCGACCGGCTATTGTGCCAAAGAAAGCTCGAACCACAAGCTTACATTCTCAAATTCCATGCTGTCAAGTTTATGGTTGCAACAAGGACCTTAGCTCTTCGAAAGATTACCACAAGAGGCACAAAGTTTGTGAGGCTCACTCTAAGACTGCCAAAGTAATTGTCAATGGAATTGAACAGCGGTTTTGTCAGCAGTGCAGCAG GTTTCATTTACTGGCTGAATTTGATGAGGGTAAGCGCAGTTGTCGTAAACGCCTAGCAGGGCATAATGAGCGCAGAAGGAAGCTTCATTTCAATACCTTTTCTGGAAAATCACATAAGTTGCCTCATTCATTTCAAG GTACCAAATTTCTGGGAACCTCCATACCGAAACAAATGCCTTTTGTTATCCCTAACATATTTCAAGTTGACTTTCTTCATCCAGAAAGACAGGCATACAGTAATCAATATCAGCAGGTTAAATCTGAAGAGAAACCAATGTATAGTTCTCAATCAGCAATGCCAATCACAAACGGGCAGTCGTCTTTCTTTCATATGCATGACAGTGGGAAGCAACATCTTTCTGGAACATTATCATCAGCAACTGAAGCCTTCGATGCTCCTAGTGCAGCACCAACAGTTAAAGAGTTATCTGGGGTTTCACGCTCAGACTGTGCTCTCTCTCTTCTGTCAGCTCAATCCTTGGATTTGTCAAGCCATGTGACAGGTATTCAAATGACTAGGCCCTTGATCAATCAAGCTGGCCTTGCCCATCGTAGCACTGAGAAATCTGCAGTGATGAGTTACTCGGAAAAAGGTAGCAGTTTCTATTCATGTGGGATGAACCCTACCGGAGTAAGCCAAGAAGGGTCAGTCGTGGTCCCTGATGCTGGTCATACTGCTAATTTTGAAGGTAAAGTCCAAGACTTGGATCTCTTGAGTGCAAGGTATTGTCTTTCTCCTGAAACTGGGACCACTGTTGATTTGCTTCAACTTTCAACACACCTCCAAAGAGTGGAGCAACAGAGGAACTCCATGCAAGTAAAGCAGGAAAATGAGGATCTGTTTTATTTCCTTTCCACTTAA
- the LOC107920251 gene encoding squamosa promoter-binding-like protein 6 isoform X2 has translation MESWSYGSEGKGLLFTDEMDVDAFSRSRKAMLSWDLKPSTDLEGVESMEFMDFGIAADMNKKPFYGNTSMGIFGAEFGNDSTKSLVSPTCMISSTSDFGEEESGSKHCSSLMDSNSQESSLIDLKLGRLTDYKDAHHGKFLKETSVVSPVRPAIVPKKARTTSLHSQIPCCQVYGCNKDLSSSKDYHKRHKVCEAHSKTAKVIVNGIEQRFCQQCSRFHLLAEFDEGKRSCRKRLAGHNERRRKLHFNTFSGKSHKLPHSFQERQAYSNQYQQVKSEEKPMYSSQSAMPITNGQSSFFHMHDSGKQHLSGTLSSATEAFDAPSAAPTVKELSGVSRSDCALSLLSAQSLDLSSHVTGIQMTRPLINQAGLAHRSTEKSAVMSYSEKGSSFYSCGMNPTGVSQEGSVVVPDAGHTANFEGKVQDLDLLSARYCLSPETGTTVDLLQLSTHLQRVEQQRNSMQVKQENEDLFYFLST, from the exons atggagtcttggagcTATGGGTCTGAAGGGAAAGGCCTTCTTTTTACCGATGAAATGGATGTGGATGCTTTTTCTAGAAGTAGGAAAGCAATGCTAAGTTGGGACCTCAAGCCTTCCACTGATCTTGAAGGTGTTGAGAGCATGGAATTCATGGATTTTGGTATTGCTGCTGATATGAACAAAAAACCCTTTTATGGTAACACTAGTATGGGGATTTTTGGAGCTGAGTTTGGTAATGATTCTACTAAAAGTCTAGTTTCCCCTACTTGTATGATTTCCTCTACTTCAGATTTTGGTGAAGAAGAATCTGGTTCCAAGCATTGCAGCTCTTTGATGGACTCTAACAGTCAGGAATCTTCACTGATTGATTTGAAGCTTGGGAGATTGACTGACTATAAAGATGCACACCATGGCAAGTTCTTGAAGGAAACCTCTGTTGTTTCCCCTGTTCGACCGGCTATTGTGCCAAAGAAAGCTCGAACCACAAGCTTACATTCTCAAATTCCATGCTGTCAAGTTTATGGTTGCAACAAGGACCTTAGCTCTTCGAAAGATTACCACAAGAGGCACAAAGTTTGTGAGGCTCACTCTAAGACTGCCAAAGTAATTGTCAATGGAATTGAACAGCGGTTTTGTCAGCAGTGCAGCAG GTTTCATTTACTGGCTGAATTTGATGAGGGTAAGCGCAGTTGTCGTAAACGCCTAGCAGGGCATAATGAGCGCAGAAGGAAGCTTCATTTCAATACCTTTTCTGGAAAATCACATAAGTTGCCTCATTCATTTCAAG AAAGACAGGCATACAGTAATCAATATCAGCAGGTTAAATCTGAAGAGAAACCAATGTATAGTTCTCAATCAGCAATGCCAATCACAAACGGGCAGTCGTCTTTCTTTCATATGCATGACAGTGGGAAGCAACATCTTTCTGGAACATTATCATCAGCAACTGAAGCCTTCGATGCTCCTAGTGCAGCACCAACAGTTAAAGAGTTATCTGGGGTTTCACGCTCAGACTGTGCTCTCTCTCTTCTGTCAGCTCAATCCTTGGATTTGTCAAGCCATGTGACAGGTATTCAAATGACTAGGCCCTTGATCAATCAAGCTGGCCTTGCCCATCGTAGCACTGAGAAATCTGCAGTGATGAGTTACTCGGAAAAAGGTAGCAGTTTCTATTCATGTGGGATGAACCCTACCGGAGTAAGCCAAGAAGGGTCAGTCGTGGTCCCTGATGCTGGTCATACTGCTAATTTTGAAGGTAAAGTCCAAGACTTGGATCTCTTGAGTGCAAGGTATTGTCTTTCTCCTGAAACTGGGACCACTGTTGATTTGCTTCAACTTTCAACACACCTCCAAAGAGTGGAGCAACAGAGGAACTCCATGCAAGTAAAGCAGGAAAATGAGGATCTGTTTTATTTCCTTTCCACTTAA